One Triplophysa rosa linkage group LG9, Trosa_1v2, whole genome shotgun sequence genomic window carries:
- the ppp2r5d gene encoding serine/threonine-protein phosphatase 2A 56 kDa regulatory subunit delta isoform, translated as MPNKTKKDKEPTKSAKSSTKNSNAGGGKDAGTENSEEAQQTASKRPSNSTPPPTQLNKIKYSGGPQIVKKERRQSSSRFNLSKNRELQKLPALKDAPPIDREELFVQKLRQCCVLFDFVTDPLSDLKYKEVKRAGLNEMVEYITHNRDVVTESIYPEAVIMFSVNLFRTLPPSSNPTGAEFDPEEDEPTLEAAWPHLQLVYEFFLRFLESPDFQPNIAKKYIDQKFVMSLLELFDSEDPRERDFLKTILHRIYGKFLGLRAYIRRQINNIFYRFIYETEHHNGIAELLEILGSIINGFALPLKEEHKMFLIRVLLPLHKVKSLSVHHPQLAYCVVQFLEKDSSLTEPVIMGLLKFWPKTHSPKEVMFLNELEEILDVIEPSEFVKVMEPLFRQLAKCVSSPHFQVAERALYYWNNEYIMSLISDNAAKILPIMFPALYKNSKSHWNKTIHGLIYNALKLFMEMNQKLFDDCTQQYKAEKQKEKYKLKEREEMWHKIEALAKQNPQSTKVQLRPGLTQEEYMMYNESPGGMPPYSMETETPTAEDIQLLKKTVESEASQGMKDLKKDKVLMRRKSELPQDVYTIKALEVHKRAEEYLTANQEAL; from the exons ATGccgaataaaacaaaaaaagataag GAACCCACCAAATCTGCAAAAAGCAGCACAAAGAACAGTAATGCTGGAGGCGGAAAGGATGCTGGCACTGAAAATTCAGAAGAG GCCCAGCAGACTGCCAGCAAGCGTCCGAGCAATAGCACTCCTCCACCTACTCAGCTCAACAAAATCAAGTACTCAGGTGGGCCACAGATCGTAAAGAAGGAGCGCAGACAGAGCTCATCACGATTCAACCTCAGCAAGAACCGGGAGCTGCAGAAACTCCCTGCACTCAAAG ATGCCCCGCCCATCGACCGAGAAGAATTGTTTGTCCAGAAGCTGCGGCAGTGCTGCGTGCTTTTCGACTTTGTGACCGATCCACTGAGCGATCTCAAGTACAAGGAGGTGAAGCGAGCCGGCCTCAACGAAATGGTGGAGTACATCACACACAACCGCGATGTGGTCACGGAGTCCATCTATCCTGAAGCTGTCATAATG ttttCTGTAAACCTGTTCAGGACTCTGCCACCCTCCTCCAACCCAACAGGAGCTGAGTTTGACCCTGAGGAGGATGAACCTACCCTGGAGGCAGCTTGGCCTCACCTGCAG CTGGTATATGAATTCTTCTTACGGTTCCTGGAGTCACCGGACTTCCAGCCTAATATTGCCAAAAAATACATTGACCAAAAGTTTGTAATGTCG CTTCTGGAGCTTTTTGACAGTGAAGATCCAAGAGAACGGGACTTCCTGAAGACCATCCTGCACAGGATCTATGGAAAGTTCTTAGGGCTGAGAGCTTACATCCGTAGGCAGATAAACAACATATTCTACAG GTTTATATACGAGACGGAGCATCACAATGGAATTGCTGAGCTCTTAGAAATCTTAGGAAG CATAATCAATGGCTTTGCCCTGCCACTGAAAGAAGAGCACAAAATGTTCCTCATCAGAGTGCTACTGCCTTTACACAAAGTCAAGTCTCTTAGCGTCCATCACCCACAG CTGGCCTACTGTGTGGTGCAGTTTTTGGAAAAGGACAGCAGCCTCACTGAGCCG GTGATCATGGGTCTGCTGAAGTTCTGGCCCAAGACCCACAGTCCTAAGGAAGTGATGTTTCTGAATGAGCTGGAGGAAATCCTGGATGTCATCGAACCCTCAGAATTTGTTAAAGTTATGGAGCCCCTGTTTAGACAACTGGCCAAGTGTGTATCAAGTCCACACTTTCAG GTTGCTGAAAGAGCATTGTATTACTGGAACAACGAGTACATCATGAGCTTGATCAGTGACAACGCTGCCAAGATACTGCCTATCATGTTCCCCGCTCTCTACAAGAACTCCAAGAGTCACTGGAACAA GACAATTCACGGGCTTATCTACAATGCTTTGAAGCTCTTTATGGAGATGAACCAGAAACTATTTGATGACTGCACTCAGCAATACAAGGCTGAGAAGCAAAA AGAGAAGTATAAGCTGAAGGAGCGGGAAGAGATGTGGCATAAAATTGAGGCGCTGGCGAAACAGAACCCTCAG AGTACAAAGGTCCAGCTTCGACCCGGTCTGACCCAAGAGGAG TATATGATGTATAATGAAAGTCCTGGAGGGATGCCCCCGTATTCAATGGAGACGGAGACCCCTACCGCTGAGGACATTCAACTTCTGAAGAAGACTGTTGAGTCAGAAGCCTCACAG GGAATGAAAGACCTCAAGAAAGACAAGGTGTTGATGAGGAGAAAGTCTGAGCTGCCACAGGACGTGTATACTATAAAAGCTCTGGAAGTTCACAAGCGAGCAGAAGAGTACCTGACGGCCAACCAGGAAGCCCTCTGA
- the dlk2 gene encoding protein delta homolog 2 translates to MKLSVVLLLCGCCALFKQNCEAQATLPSVETSLAPSVSNCTCELGHGKCAENGDCRCDPGWGGPRCDDCVRMPGCVQGTCHQPWQCTCMDGWTGRFCDKDIYVCSREEPCQNRATCVLNDSGEYQCFCPEGFHGRDCELKTGPCQKTKSPCKNGGLCEDLGGYAPELSCRCLVGFTGRRCETNMDDCLMRPCANGATCLDGVNRFSCLCPAGFTGRFCTINLDDCASQPCHNGGRCIDRVSAFQCVCPPGYTGRTCEVPLWETKELPSFGVAPSWGGASSVTQSKSAPRNHSHVTTASGDERRLFKISVKEVVTQHGAAGLSELQLIILLVLGGMTLAVVALTAGLVLRGHCQDRSARCQCRPPPAHHYPFHRCRTQRQRPVPAQQECKISFLQSPAPPDLQKKRLNTNII, encoded by the exons CGACATTACCCTCAGTAGAAACATCTCTAGCGCCTTCAGTCAGTAACTGCACGTGTGAACTTGGCCACGgaaaatgtgctgaaaatgGCGATTGCAG GTGTGACCCGGGGTGGGGTGGACCGCGCTGTGACGACTGTGTGCGAATGCCCGGATGTGTCCAAGGCACCTGTCATCAGCCCTGGCAGTGCACCTGTATGGATGGGTGGACGGGGCGATTCTGCGACAAAG ATATTTACGTATGTTCCAGAGAGGAGCCGTGTCAGAACAGAGCCACCTGTGTTCTGAATGACTCAGGGGAATATCAGTGCTTCTGTCCTGAAGGTTTTCATGGACGGGATTGTGAATTGAAAACAGGGCCTTGCCAAAAGACAAA GTCCCCCTGTAAGAATGGTGGTCTGTGTGAAGATCTGGGAGGTTACGCTCCAGAATTGTCTTGTCGATGCCTGGTTGGCTTCACGGGGCGCCGCTGTGAGACCAACATGGATGACTGCCTAATGCGCCCCTGTGCCAACGGCGCCACCTGTTTGGATGGCGTAAACCGCTTTTCCTGCCTGTGCCCTGCAGGTTTCACCGGCCGTTTCTGCACCATCAACCTGGATGACTGCGCCAGCCAGCCCTGCCACAACGGAGGACGGTGCATAGATCGAGTCTCGGCCTTCCAGTGCGTCTGCCCCCCAGGTTACACCGGGAGGACTTGTGAGGTTCCCCTCTGGGAAACGAAAGAGCTCCCTTCATTTGGAGTTGCCCCAAGCTGGGGTGGGGCCAGCAGCGTTACGCAGAGCAAATCCGCTCCCAGAAATCACTCCCATGTGACCACCGCCAGCGGAGATGAGAGACGCTTGTTTAAAATTTCAGTGAAGGAGGTGGTGACTCAACACGGGGCCGCTGGGCTTTCAGAGTTGCAGCTCATCATTCTGCTAGTGTTGGGCGGCATGACTTTGGCCGTGGTGGCGCTAACAGCTGGTCTGGTGCTACGAGGACATTGCCAGGACCGATCTGCTCGCTGCCAGTGCAGACCACCCCCCGCCCACCATTACCCATTCCATCGGTGTCGGACGCAGAGGCAGCGGCCGGTGCCAGCGCAGCAGGAATGCAAAATCAGTTTCCTTCAGTCTCCGGCACCACCTGACCTTCAGAAGAAAAGGCTGAACACGAACATCATTTAG
- the mea1 gene encoding male-enhanced antigen 1: protein MEVERTREMGPERVLPNSEEDLVQDRPLDTAVPDEWSGEDMEEDEGGAGDDDEANGGYYYQPLNQDIDGMINTHAEPAEEGTTAEQIQDVQERIEAMGLFLPQPPPPDSDEEEDPEGAASARRSQASIPMEEDHVELVKRTMAAINLPTLGIPTWAQDISDDQWKDMVQQTLQSRQSSAGLRLERK from the exons ATGGAAGTGGAGAGGACCCGAGAGATGGGTCCAGAGAGAGTACTGCCGAACTCCGAGGAGGATCTGGTGCAGGACCGGCCTCTAGACACGGCTGTGCCAGACGAATGGAGCGGAGAAGACATGGAGGAGGATGAAGGAGGTGCTGGAGACGACGACGAGGCGAATGGCGGCTATTATTATCAGCCTCTTAACCAAGACATAGACGGGATGATCAACACACACGCAGAACCAGCAGAGGAAGGCACGACCGCCGAGCAGATTCAAGACGTCCAGGAGAGAATAGAG GCCATGGGTCTGTTCCTACCCCAGCCTCCACCTCCTGACAGTGATGAAGAGGAGGACCCCGAAGGAGCTGCTTCTGCCCGGAGGAGTCAGGCGTCCATTCCTATGGAAGAAG ATCACGTCGAGCTGGTGAAAAGGACCATGGCTGCCATCAATTTGCCGACATTGGGTATCCCCACCTGGGCCCAGGACATCTCTGATGACCAGTGGAAGGATATGGTCCAGCAGACACTTCAGTCCAGACAAAGCTCTGCAGGCCTGAGACTGGAACGCAAGTGA